In the Nocardioides panaciterrulae genome, GCGGGCACCAGCCGGCCCATCATCCGGTGGTAGGTCTCCTCCCCGAGCCGGCGGGCCCCCACCATCAGCGGGTAGCCCGCGGCGGTGAGCAGGAACTCCGAGCGCGCCATCTCCTCGTTGTGCGGGTCCCGGGGGCTGGGCATGCCGCCGCCGATGTCGAGCTCGGCGGGCCGCCAGCCGTCCCAGGCGCGGCTGAGCTCGCCGACGAGGCGGGCGTAGCGGGTCATCAGCCCCTCCCAGAACCACAGGCTCGGGTGGTGCCGGCCGACGTGGAAGTGCAGGCCGACGAGCTCGACGTTGGACATCGCGAACACCCGACGGCCCATGTCGACGAGGTACTCCCGCGGGATGCCCGACTTGTAGACCTGCACGCCGAGGTCGATCGGGACGCTGAGCTGGCTGAAGTCGGTGCGGCGCCACAGGTTGGGTACGGCGGCCTTGCACCGCAGCCGCACCTTCGCGACGTCGCCGAGCTCGGCGGCCACCTCCTGGATGAGGTCGATCTCGTCGACGTCCTCGACGGTGATCCGCACCCCGGCCGCCACGCAGGTGCGCAGGTGCTCGCGCGACTTGCCGCCGCCGTTGACCGAGACCCGTTCACGGTCCACGCCGGTGCTGAGCACGCCGGCGAGCTCCTCGGGCGAGTAGATGTCCGCGCCGGCGCCCTCCTCGCTGAGGATCCGGCGCAGCTCGAGCAGCGTGTTGGCCTTGAACGCGGGCAGCACGTCGACCGGCCCCTCGGGCCACTCGGCCCCGAACGCGTTGCGGAAACGGTGCAGGTTGCCGCGCAGCTGGGCCTCGGAGAAGACGAACAGCGGTGACCCGAACTCCTCGACGAGGTCGGACGCGGGTCGTTCCTCGACCCACAGCCGGCCGTCGCGCACCGACAGCGTGTCGGCGGGGCCGGGCCGCCTGGTCACGGCGTTCCTGGGCTTGGGCATGGCGCCACGCTCTCGTTCGACGGTGGGGGCTTCTCGTCCAGCGAACGTCGGGCGTGCCCCCGCCACCAGGGACCGTGGTCCCGGATCGCCCCGGGTCCCCGCTGCGGGGCGGCACCCTGGTGGAGCGCCGCCGGGGAGGAGCCCCGGGCGACCACCCGTCCTCCCGTTTGAAGGCTCTTCTTACCTGCGGTGGGGGCAGTGAGCGACACGACCTGAGCGCCTGACCCAGACAGGGGTCGAGGCCTTCCAGGATCGGTAGCGACCAAGCTGACCGACCGAAAGGCCTCGACGATGCTCGAGCCTACGGCGTGCGACCGCGCGCGCCCACGTTCTCAACGCTCCTGCTACTGCGACCGGTGTGACCTCCTCGTCGGCCTCGATGGGTTCCACGTCATCGGCGTCGGCGAACACGCCGGCGCGGTCCGTGTCGTTGTCGAGACACCGCCTGAGCCGACGGGCTGTCGTAGGTGTGGGGTGATCGCACACAGCCACGGTCGACGCGACGTGCGCCTGATCGACGTGCCCTGCTTCGGGCGCCCGGTCCGGCTGGTCTGGCGCAAACGAACGTGGCGCTGCGGCGAGGAGAAGTGCACGGCCAGGTCGTTCACCGAACAGCGCGAGGATCTGGCGGGCCCGCGGGCGTTGCTGACGGTGCGTGCGTGCTGGTGGGCGATCAACCAGCTCCGCCGCGAGCACGCCTCGGTCGCCGGCCTCGCGCGGCAGCTCGGCACGACCTGGCGCACGCTATGGCGCTCGATCGAGCCGCTGCTCGAGGCCATGGCCGTCGACCCGGCACGCTTCGAGAACGTCACCAGCCTGGGCGTGGACGAACACATCTGGCACCACGTCTCGACCAGACCGATCAAGGACGGCGGCCGCGGCCCGAAAGAGCTCACCGGGATGGTCGACCTGAGTCGTGACCAGGAAGGACGCGTGCGTGCGCGGCTGCTCGACCTGGTCCCGGGCCGATCCGGCAAGGCCTACGCCGACTGGCTCGAAGAACGCGGCAACGCCTTCCGCGACGGCGTGAAGGTCGCCGCCCTGGACCCTTTCCAGGGCTACAAGACCGCGATCGACGACAAGCTCGAGGACGCCGTCGCGGTGGTTGATGCGTTCCATGTCGTGAAGCTCGGCACCGCCGCGGTCGATGAGTGCCGGCGCCGGGTCCAGCAAGAGACCCTGGGTCGCCGCGGCCGCAAGGGCGACCCGCTCTACGGCATCCAGAAACTGCTGCGCGCGGGCGCGGAGAAGCTCACCGACAAGCAGTGGGCCAGATTCGAGAAAGCCATCGCAGCCAGACCCGATGAGCACCTGCAGGTCTGGATCGCCTGGTCGTGCGCCCAACAACTCCGCACCGCCTACCGCCACCCCGATCCGGCCGAGGGCCGCAAGATCGCGACCAAGATCCTCGACTCGTTCCCGACCTGCCCGGTCCCCGAGATGGCCCGACTCGGTCGCACACTGAAGCGCTGGAAAGAGGCGTTCCTGGCCTACTTCGAGACCGGCCGATCCAACAACGGCGGCACAGAGGCCATCAACGGCCTGATCGAGCTCCATCGACGCGTGGCCAGAGGATTCCGCAACCGCGAGAACTACCGCCTACGCATGCTGCTCATCGGCGGCGGGCTCAGCCACCCCCACCTGAAGTAAGAAGAGCCCGTTTGAACATACATTTGTTCAAACGGGAGGACCCCCCGCTGGCCGGGCCCGGCTCACTCCGCGCCGAGCGAGAGCCAGTAGTCGTTCAGCGCCCGGTTGGTCTTCACGAACCACACGATCGACCCGACGAAGAAGAACCAGCCGAGCAGCAGCGCCCAGAGCCCGGTCATCGCGGTGACCGGTGGTTCCTCGCCCCGGCGCTCGTAGAGCCTGCCGACCTCGTGGGAGTTGAAGAACGGCATCACGAAGCCGACGAAGATCGCGAGGAGCAGCGCCACCGGGCCGCCGAGTCCGGTGCCGGTGTGCTGCTTCATCTCGTCGTGGGTCTTGTAGTACCAGTACAGGCTGTAGAAGCCGAGCGTGACGACTGTGAGCAGGATGCAGGTCCCGGTCTCGCGCACCTGGCCGCCCGGCCCGGCCGCGGTCGGCGGCACTCCGCCGTACGCCGGGGTCGGCGCGCCGTACGCCGGGGTCGGAGAGCCGTACGCCGGGGTCGGGGAGCCGTACGCCGGGGCGGCGGGTGACGGCGGTTCCTCGCCCGCGGGCGGCGACCCGGAGCCGGTCTCGGTCGGCTTGTCGGGCTGCGGCTCGTCGACTTCGGACATGGTGGTTCCTCCTCGGGGCTGCGGGCGATCCGGATCAGCCGGGCGGGGGCAGCCGGCCGGTGTCAGCCGGGCGGGCGTCCTACCGGTGGTAGCGGACCGACGCGGTCGGGCCGCCCAGCCGTTCCGGCGTCGCCGCGGGCTGGCCCGCGCGGGCGGTGTCGATGCCCACCCGGAGGAGCTCGCGCAATTGCGCGTCGCAGTCGGCCTCCGAGGTGGCGGAGGTGGCGATCCCGCGGACCGCACACGCCATCACCCCCGGCGCCGAGCGCTTCTCGAACGCGGTCGTGGTGATCGGTCGGCCGCCGGACAGCCGCCGTGCCCACGTCACCGCGCGGGGGCGGTCGTCCAGGGCCCGGCGTACGGCGGCGGCGTGCGGCACCGAGCCGGACGGCAGCTGGGCCGCGAACTCGTCGCAGCGCAGCAGGCCCGCCACCAGCGCGCGCATCGAGGACTCCGACACCTCGGGCAGCGCCTGCAGCGCGACCGCCGCGGTCAGGTCCACGACCCACGACAGGCCACCGCCGCGCAGCCCGATGACCGACGGCACGAGCGGGAGCAGGTCGCCGCGATGCCGGTCGCTGGTGTGGTCGTTGACCGACCGGGCCAGCTCGGCCAGCACCGGATGGGTGCACGCCGGATGATCGCTCCATCTCTCGCTGGCCAGCACGGACGCCAGCTCCATGAAGCAGGCGCCCCGGCGCGGATTGCGGTGCTTGCCGCGCGACAGGATCGGAAGTCCGTCCGGGATCTCGGTATTCGCCATGAGCACACCTCCGCGACCAGCATGCGCCCGGCCGCGAGACACGATCAAGGACGAACGGCCCGCGCGGAAAGGGCGCCGCAGGCGCAACATGCACCGAGGTCCGCGACGCGCCGGCCGGCGCCGATCGGATCAGGACGGGCGGGCCAGAGCGGTGTGTCAGGACGGGCGGCGGGTCAGGGCGTGCTGCCGGCGACCGGCTCGCAGGCGATCCCGTCGGCACCGGGGTCCAGCCTCCGGTTCGCCCGGTAGACCGCCGGCTGCACCGCGGGGGCCCGTCCCCCGGCGGCCAGGTGCCGCACCGCACGGCGGGTACCCACGCCGTCGGGGTAGTCCGCACGCAGCGCCTCGCAGTCCTCGTAGACCGTCGGCCCCAGCGGCACCTGCGTCGCGGTCACGGGCGGGTCGAGGAGGTCGATGAGCCGGGGCAGGGAGCTGGCCAGCGCGCCGGCGCCGAGCACCAGCGTCAGCGCCAGCACCAGCCCCAGTGCGAGGAGGCGGCCGGCGCCGCCCCTCCTCCTCGGCGCGGTACGCCGGGGCCGGCGCGGCCCGATCGGGCGGACCGGCGCGGGCGACCGCGCACCCGCCCGCGCACCCGCCCGCGGACCCGAACGCGGGCCGGAACGCGGGCCGGGCGAGCCCGCGGGCCCGGGGCCGGGCTTGGGTCCGGGCCTGGCGCCGGGCCGGGTGCCGGAGCCCGAGTCGGGCGCCGGCCGGTCACCCCGGGCCGCGGCCCGGAAGGCCAGGTCCAGCTCGACCGCGGCGGCGCGCTGCTGGTCCTCGGTGAGCACCGCCGGGCCGCCCTGCAGCGTCTCGCGCAGGTTGCCGGTCGAGCAGACCATCACCTCGTGACACCAGCCGGTGAGCGGCTCGTCGCGGACGAAGCACAGCACCGAGCGGGTCGCGGCACAGGCCTCCGGGCCGAGCAGGCCGGCCACCGCGAGGGCCGCGTCGCCCGCGGCGGCGACGACCTTGTCCTGCCGTCGCCCGTTGGCGCGGAAGGTCTGGTCGCCGAGCTCGATCCGGCCGCTCCAGTTCTTGGCGTCGACGACGAAGACGCCCGGCGGCCCGACGACGACATGGTCCAGGTTGG is a window encoding:
- a CDS encoding diaminopimelate decarboxylase family protein, whose product is MPKPRNAVTRRPGPADTLSVRDGRLWVEERPASDLVEEFGSPLFVFSEAQLRGNLHRFRNAFGAEWPEGPVDVLPAFKANTLLELRRILSEEGAGADIYSPEELAGVLSTGVDRERVSVNGGGKSREHLRTCVAAGVRITVEDVDEIDLIQEVAAELGDVAKVRLRCKAAVPNLWRRTDFSQLSVPIDLGVQVYKSGIPREYLVDMGRRVFAMSNVELVGLHFHVGRHHPSLWFWEGLMTRYARLVGELSRAWDGWRPAELDIGGGMPSPRDPHNEEMARSEFLLTAAGYPLMVGARRLGEETYHRMMGRLVPALTGHRVRKEPPTIEELAATITSTLRRELTREGLDLQGMRLQLEPGRSLYGDTGIHLTRVKKVKRQSEPIPYAWVLLDTTYFFLAGGVLEHNRHPFVVADDVDGPASLAADLVGHSCFADQIVLGAHLPPVRTGDVIALLETGAYQESSASNFNALPRPASVLVSGTQARMVKRAETLADVYARDVVTEEARERVAAPGP
- a CDS encoding NERD domain-containing protein, yielding MAGESADELARRQREKAERLLRAAERYEQGARGEQATGAILDQLCADGWAVFHDVRWPGRQRANLDHVVVGPPGVFVVDAKNWSGRIELGDQTFRANGRRQDKVVAAAGDAALAVAGLLGPEACAATRSVLCFVRDEPLTGWCHEVMVCSTGNLRETLQGGPAVLTEDQQRAAAVELDLAFRAAARGDRPAPDSGSGTRPGARPGPKPGPGPAGSPGPRSGPRSGPRAGARAGARSPAPVRPIGPRRPRRTAPRRRGGAGRLLALGLVLALTLVLGAGALASSLPRLIDLLDPPVTATQVPLGPTVYEDCEALRADYPDGVGTRRAVRHLAAGGRAPAVQPAVYRANRRLDPGADGIACEPVAGSTP
- a CDS encoding DUF4234 domain-containing protein, with product MSEVDEPQPDKPTETGSGSPPAGEEPPSPAAPAYGSPTPAYGSPTPAYGAPTPAYGGVPPTAAGPGGQVRETGTCILLTVVTLGFYSLYWYYKTHDEMKQHTGTGLGGPVALLLAIFVGFVMPFFNSHEVGRLYERRGEEPPVTAMTGLWALLLGWFFFVGSIVWFVKTNRALNDYWLSLGAE
- a CDS encoding ISL3 family transposase; protein product: MLEPTACDRARPRSQRSCYCDRCDLLVGLDGFHVIGVGEHAGAVRVVVETPPEPTGCRRCGVIAHSHGRRDVRLIDVPCFGRPVRLVWRKRTWRCGEEKCTARSFTEQREDLAGPRALLTVRACWWAINQLRREHASVAGLARQLGTTWRTLWRSIEPLLEAMAVDPARFENVTSLGVDEHIWHHVSTRPIKDGGRGPKELTGMVDLSRDQEGRVRARLLDLVPGRSGKAYADWLEERGNAFRDGVKVAALDPFQGYKTAIDDKLEDAVAVVDAFHVVKLGTAAVDECRRRVQQETLGRRGRKGDPLYGIQKLLRAGAEKLTDKQWARFEKAIAARPDEHLQVWIAWSCAQQLRTAYRHPDPAEGRKIATKILDSFPTCPVPEMARLGRTLKRWKEAFLAYFETGRSNNGGTEAINGLIELHRRVARGFRNRENYRLRMLLIGGGLSHPHLK